The stretch of DNA AACGCTGGTAATCTGCCGGTGTATGACGACATCGATaaagagctgctgctgctgtgtgagAACATCATCTGGAACCGAGACCCAGACGCCACCGAGAAACTCCTGCTGTACGCACAGGTACAGAACCAGACCAGAACCATCACATCCGGGTTAAAACAGAACCGGAGAACTTGATATTAACACGATCAGTTAGGTGCAAAAACCTGTTCGTTTACATTCGGTCATTCAGAGTGAATCCAATCTGATTTCAGATTCTGAAAAGTTGTTTATATGAACCCTAAACTTTGCGATCCATTTCACGTGTTCATTGAAATGTGTATCACAtgtattttgaatatttctatTCGGTGCAGCTAACATGTGTCAGAAGTCAAGTCTAGTCTAAGATGTAAAACATATGCAAACGTTCACATCGCTGCACTGCACATGTGCAAAAGGGATTTTTGAATCTGAGAAAATAAGAGAAgtgttgacatttttattttattttttattttttattggatTATTGCAAGTCTGCATTCAGATCAAGCTCAACTGGATCTCTTGCAGCGTTCACGTAAGGGCTGTTCAGTCTGATTGAGCCATTAATCCCGTTACTAATGGATTATTTGGGTGCGAGAAATACACCACGGCTTCATGCTACTGCTTTAACTGCATTAATTAGTACTTATTGAACTCTAATAAAGGAGTGTGTAAACTTGCTGCGAGGATCATGAGCTGTCTCTGGAGTCGGTCTGTGTTGTCATGTGCTGTTTCTGCTGTGGTTGATGTAGAATTATGCTAAAGGAGGGAAGAAAGTGATTCAGACGGATGAGTGGAGGCTGGGCAGCGTGGAGGAGCGGCTGGAGTACGCGCTCGTCAAGGTCAGAGCGATTAACACACACTCGTCGCATGTTTGAGACACATtcgtgaccctggaccacaaaaccaatcataagggtcatgagatttatacatcatctgaaagataagtaagctttccattgatgtaagGTTGGACaatatgtgtccctgcagcacagaagcagtcataagcagcacagctatatttgtagcaatagccaacaatacattgtatgggtcaaaattatacattttacttttacgccaaaaatcattaggatattaagatcatgttccatgaagatattttgtacatttcctaccataaatatattaaaagctcatttttgattagtaatatgcattgctaagaacttcatttggacaactttaaaggagattttctcaatatttaggtttttttgctccctcagattccagattttcatgttatgactggttttgtgctccagggtcttATTTGTCAGCGTGCTGTCAGAAGTGAAATCAGCGAGCGTGTGCTGAAGTGCTGTAGATGTGTGTTCTCAGGGTATAGAGAAGTATGTGGTGGCGGACACGGAGGAGGCGCGCGCTCAGAACGACCGCTATCCTCGACCGCTGCACGTGATCGAGGGTCCGCTCATGAACGGCATGAAGACCGTCGGAGATCTGTTCGGAGCCGGGAAGATGTTCCTACCACAGGTGACAATAAAACACTGTTATTGATTCAGATTGAGGAGCTTCAGCAGCAGAGAAGCTTGAGGATGGCGAGTAcgtttttgcactttttttgtgggttccatgaagaaccttttaacaTCCACGGAAGCTTCTCATTTATGGAAGGTTATTTACTTTATAGTAGAAAAAAGTTCTTCATGTAAGGGAAATAAAATGGGCAACCCCCTTTTGGACCTTGATTTTACAGAGTGTACATTTGATGAAAGATGATAAAGATGACGAAACAAGCTGGAACATAAATTAAGACGGTAAATAGGGTCTTTATGGGTCtcatgtctgtgtttgtgtgtcgtCAGGTGATCAAGTCGGCCCGTGTGATGAAGAAAGCTGTCGGCCATCTGATTCCCTTCATGGAGAAGGAGCGAGAGCAGATGATGTCCATCTCTGGCTCTAATGAAGACGTGGTGAGCGTTCACTCCTCACAGAAGATCAGTGTGTTTTTATACTAGTGAACAGAACTCACTGAAGTGATTGCTGCTTAAGAATGTTGTTATTGTAAATGATGTATTGAAATGATACTGTTAATGTTGCCATGAATATAACCATTGTTGCTGATATGGAGTTAGTaacataagtaaataaatgctcGCTAAAGCAGGAGTGCGATGATCACGCTGGTGCAGAACGACATGTTTTCACAGTTCATCTAGTCTGCTCCGTCTCAAGGACGCTGGAATAAACTGCAGACTCCAGTCAGATGTGTGTTTAATGAAGAtgagccgtgtgtgtgtgtgtgtgtgtgtgtgtgtgtgttgttctcCAGGATCCGTATCAGGGCACGGTTCTGCTGGCCACGGTGAAGGGAGACGTTCATGATATCGGCAAAAACATTGTGGGTGTTGTGCTGGGATGCAATAACTTCCGGTGAGTCTGAGATTCTGTcgagtgtgtgcgtgcgtgtatatatatatatatgtgtgtgtgtgtgtgtgtgtgtttggaccCTGTGATCTCTGccataatgaaaacagtttagGAATCTagtcttaaaaatgtaattaactaTCACTGAATTTGTCAaatttttgattcattaaattaattaatgaaaatctCTTCAAGAAAGCActtcaaaaattttttttaaagaaatatcacACAatcaagagtttttttttttttttttttcatccatgttttaatttatacagtaaaCCTCTATTGTGCAGCAtgttatttgacaaaaaaaaaaaaaaaaatgctgttaaggagtttattttgatttgatgACTTCTTAAAAGACTGATTAAACTgctaaaatatttatgaatttgaTTACCacaggtttttaaaaatgtaattaaaccattaaaacagtatccagaaaaaatctgtcataaaacagaattaaaaggtcattttatgttatttaaaatgcaaatgcacaCAGCAGctgtcctgtgtgtgtgtgtgtgtgtgtgtgtgaacgctGGTGTTAAGTGGCTCTTCAGACACTAGCAGCTGCAGGTGTTTGATGTCAGATGGGTAAACGCTGCCATCAGTCTCTCTAACACGACCGCAGCACCACAGGCtcatcatgtgtgtgtgtgtgtgtgtgtgtgtgtgtgtctcctcaGGGTCATTGATCTGGGAGTCATGATTCCCTGCGACAGGATCCTGCGGGAGGCCATTCACAACAAAGCAGGTCAGTTTCTGCGTCTCTGGGCTGATGTCCTCTCACTGAAGGACTCGTCTCACGTGTGACGCTCTCTGTGTCTGCAGACATCATCGGTCTGTCGGGTCTCATCACGCCGTCACTGGATGAAATGATTCATGTAGCCAAAGAAATGGAGCGTCTGGGCTTGAAGACTCCTCTGCTGATCGGCGGAGCCACAACGTCAAAGTACGACGTTCACCAGGCGCTTGCTTGGTTAACTTCAACAtttatgccatttttatttaGCCATTAACTCATAAAGATAGTGTCATTAATTCTTCTGTAGATGTTTTAATGGCGTTTCTCATTTAAACTTCAGCAGCAGAAACGATTTTAGAGTTGGACAGTGTGATCGTTTCCATGAATCGGTGAATCGTTTCAAAATCCTGATTCATTTGCATcatcactcttttttttttttttttatgtcgtATAATGTTTGAGTGAATCAATGTAATTATTCCTCCTAAATGTGTCTGTTAATTACACTGATGCTCTGAAGCTGAAAATGCTCATTTTCAATGTCCCGTCGAGATTTTAGAGAATATCTAATTATGTTTATTTGGCAAAAAGGTGTCTTGATTAGTTTAGGTTTTTATCATATTGAATGTATTGAGCTGCAGTTACTGTGCTTGCTCTCAATCATCCAATGAAGCcactttacagtaaatacacaAATACTGAATATTATCAAATGACTGATGCCCTAATGAAGATGTTTATGTGATGtgtgatgtgttttgtgtgtgtgattgacaGGACTCACACTGCGGTGAAAATCGCCCCGCGGTACAGCTCTCCCGTGGTTCACGTCCTCGACGCGTCCCGCAGTGTAGTAGTGGTGAGACGcccatctgtctgtctctgtcttatACAGCAAAACcttctgatgatgatgatgatgatgatgatgatggtggttTTGTGTCTGCAGTGCTCGCAGCTGCTGGATGAAGGCGTCCGCGAGGATTACTTCGAGGAGCTCCGGGAGGAGTATGAAGACATCCGACAGGATCACTACGACTCTCTGAAGGTCTGACGCTCACATGATCAACCTCTTCATATGCGCCGAGTGTTCAGCAACTGAAATTATTCGGCcgaaaatatgcaaaaaaaaaaaagaagctcttTCGTGTATAAGTGAATAGACTGAATAAATTGTACTGAACAATGATCGAACATGTCCCAGCGTGTGGAAGTGtttaaaacactaaaatcaTTAGAAGCGCTGATCTCGTGTCTCTGATGAGAAGAGGAAGCGTGGCTGTTGCTGGTTACTGTACGATGATTGAAATCACGAAATGGCTTTAAACAATTAGTGAATAACCTGCAGAACGTGATGTTTTCTAAAACAGTGTTCTGACAGCGACGACGAGCTCGTTagccagggttcaaagtccaaaAAATCTGTTCCTCGTCAGCTGCTCAGTCACACTTTTATCAGTTTTAACAAGCAAACATCTTCCTAAATTCATAACGAGaattatttataaatctgctgtcaacaaaaagaagcactgagATCTTCTGCAGGtttccgccaaaataaaagctccgtcaacattcataaatgatAGAATTATAATTTTACTGTTCTTCTGTAAAGTACAATAAGAAATAAGACTATGATAATTGCTACAGCTCTATTAATACATCTAATAATacgtttacatttatgcatttagcagacgcttttatccaaagtgacttacagtgcattcaggctatacatttatttttatttttttatcggtatgtgttccctgggaattgaacccacgaccttttgcgctgctaacgcaatgctctaccactgagccacacgAACACTTttcaaaagaagtctcttctgctcagcaaggctgcatttatttgtacagtaaaaatacaaagacagtaatgggaaatattattagaattttaaatgactgttttctatctgttcaactgtaatttatttctgtgatgcacagctgaaatcattctaatatgctgatttactgctcaaagTGTTCAGTTTTccttttttgtctttagccaATCACgcctgattcaagaagggggtctcaaaaatggccattaaaattattattttactaacttattaattttaagttaaattgtgctgCTTTGGTATAATGCTTGCTGGAATGTTAAAAAAACGTTACAGTGAAAATGTTCAtgttgttttgtaattgatttttttttttctgcgaaaagcaagacaaaaccgtaaaaagcacattttggctGTGTAATTGATGCAATAGTGGAAAAACTGGCAAAATAATGCGAAAACTGTGTTTGACTTCGGGCCAAGAGTTTTCACTGCGGTGCATCCATGCGTCATAAAGCATGGTTTACTGAGAGCTGACGCTGATGTGTTTCCTGCAGGACAGACGCTTCCTGTCTCTGAGTCGAGCTCGAGAGAAGGGCCTCCATATCGACTGGCTCTCTCAACCCAGACCAGGTATTACTACCTCAACCCCGCTCAACTAGTCTCTAACTTAAAACTGCTGTGTGTGATGGTTAGtatcagtgttgggggtaatgcattacaagtaatcagattactttctcaagtaactagtaaagtaatgcactactttttaatttagatgtAAGTATCTTTCAAATAATTAACTCCAGTTCCTGTGTTTCTCATGTATTGATGGACAGCTctggtgttgccatgttgagagaaatcaggagtaagaacatgatcttactgtagttctagactaaatatcaacattatttactttttttttttatattaaaaaccaaCAAACAAGCCCTGctcaaatttaaaaagtaactcaaaagtaatgtaacgcgttactttccataaaaagtaacataattagttacttttttaggtagtaatgcaatattgtaatgcattagttttaaaagtaactttccccgaCACTGGTTAGTATCTCAGGTAGTGAGCTGCGGCTTTAACCTGCTTGTTTTATTGGtgagtttatgtgtgtttgtgtttgtctgcAGTGCGGCCGCAGTTCTTGGGCACTCGCGTGTTTGACACGTATGACCTGCGTAAGCTGCTGGACTTCATCGACTGGAAGCCGTTCTTTGACGTGTGGCAGCTGCGAGGGAAATACCCCAACCGCGGATACCCCAAAATATTCAAAGATAAAACCGTGGGTGCGTCTGGTTTGCTGCAGTAGCGGTCGCTGAGGGTCAGAGGTCAGCGTGGGTGACGTGTGTCACGCGTGTGTTTCAGGAGAGGAAGCGCGGCGTGTGCATGACGACGCTCTGAAGCTGTTGAACCGGTTGATTGACAGCCGAGGACTGCAGGCCCGTGGACTCGTGGGATTCTGGGCCGCTCGGAGTGACGGCGACGACATCCACCTGTACGCTGATGATGTCACGACACAAACCGCCACACCTGTCGCCACCTTCTACGGCCTCAGACAGCAGGTGAGATCAGACTAAGACTGGAAGAGACTGTATGATTCACATGTAATGAGATTTGATTAATCACCCAGCCCTGGCCACAGTAATAGACCAGTGTGTgaagaaatgcatgaaataatTATCCAGCAGTTGTGATGTGACTGTGTTTTCCTCCCGCAGGCGGAGAAGGACTCTGCGAGCTCCGAGCCGTACCTGTGTCTGTCTGATTTCGTGGCTCCTCGTGGCAGCGGCGTTCAGGATTACGTGGGTCTGTTCGCCGTGTCCGTGTTCGGAGCAGAAGAGCTCAGTCGGAGGTTCGAGCAGCAGGGAGATGATTACAGCAGCATCATGGTCAAAGCGCTGGCGGACCGACTCGCCGAggtacacaacacacacactcacactctctcacacacacacacacacacacacacacacacacacacacacacacacacacacactcactgaaCATTACAACAAGATATTTCTCATCCTCTTGAAGATGCAAATTATTGAAATCTTTCAGTCATATATTTATCCACTTAATTTGACCAAGACTCATCTAGTGATGGCAAAGTGAAGCGTTCTGAACCAGCGACGCTTTCATCACAATTCTATCAgaaaaaggttcattactcgGCTTTTATTCTGTatccatctagtggttataaaaCTGAATAACGCCTTCCAAAGTGCTGTTTTCTATTACAGCCGCTGGTTTCACATCTGCTTCTACAAatgataattgttttatttgattgtaTATGAATAATGGTCATTGTCAAATTCATTCGTTCATGTCGGTGTACTGCagctaaaataagtaaaataaatcaaacataaattcataaattaaatctgtgatCTGTCTATTTTAATTCTGCCTCAGTCCTTAGACTGTTATTTAATGGACAAAGTTCATTTGagcttaatatataaattactcTTTAAAGTCCGATGCATTCTGgctgtcagtgtttttattgttcatcagctAAAGAAAATCAACGAATGGGCCGTTATTAGGAAGAGACTGTCTGACGGACGTGTAAGTCAGTGCTCACGTTGAGTTTTCTCCCGCGGCAGGCGTTCGCTGAGGAGCTGCACGCTCGTGTGCGCAGGCATCTGTGGGCTTACAGCAGCGAGGAGGATCTGCCCGCGTCTGACCTGCACCGGCTGCGGTATGAAGGGATCCGTCCGGCCGCAGGATACCCCAGCCAACCCGACCACACCGAGAAACACACCATGTGGAAGCTCGCAGACATACAGGAGAAAACCGGTGAGATGCAGACGCGGCTTTAGAGCAGGCTGTGTTTGGATACTGCATTCACACTGGTCATCTTTCTCTTATCTGTGTGCTTAATGAATAgtgatttgtgaccctggagcacaaaagcagtcataagcagcacaggtatatttgtagcaatagccaacacacagaaaaataagggtttaaaattgtacctttttgggtacaacagcttgtccctggagcagtacccttaaaaggacatatttgtacctttttttacTCCTAATAGGTATTACTACTCTACGTAGTacgtactaatatgtacctattaggggtaaaaaaggtacaaatatgtccttttaagggtactgctccagggacaagctgttgtacccaaAAAGGTACAATTTTAAACCCTTATTTTtctattgtatgggtcaaaattttcaatttcttttatgccaaaaatcattaggatattaagtaaagatcatgtttcatgaagaaattttgtatatttcctaccgtaaatatatcaaaacttaatttttgattagtaatatgcattgctaagaacttcatttggacaactttaaaggtgattttctcaatatttagattttttttttttttgcaccctcagattccagtttttcaaatagttgtatcttggccaaatattattatttagctcatttattcagctttcagatgatgtataaatcttaatttaaaaaaattgatcattatggctggttttgtggtccagggtcacatttagaaGTTTGCAGTGAATTTAGAAAGTTAACACTAGGGCTGTGAATCGATTCTGAAAAGAGCCAATTACGAGATTTTGGGAATCGAGAGTCCATCACAGGCAATCTTTAAGAGCCCTTTTTAATTCGGAGCTAATCATTAATTCTCCTCTCGCTCAATAATAGTGATTGGACGTCCGATTCATTTCTGCAAAcatgttcatttgttttaatgaaCTGGTTCAAAAAACAATTCAGTAGTTCTTTTATGAAACGCATACAAAGGAATCTTCATATTAGGAAAAGGCTCTTCCTACGACCATGTTAATGTGATTAAGTGAACATATTCCTCTAATAGATTcctcaaaaattaaaaacacaagtAATTGATTCTTTGAGTTGACTCCATGAAGTCCAGAACAAGGCAACAAATCAAACAAGCCTAGTCaacactgttcttttactgCAAACACTTATATTTCTGTCCAGAAACTGATCTTTAGATTAAAGGATGACGTTCCTCAGATGTTTGTGTGTCCGTGCTGATAGGATCTGACCGTGTCTCCATCCTGAAGCGTCTCAGCGTGTCTCTTCATGTTCTCCTGCAGGTATCGGTCTGACGGAGTCTCTGGCCATGACTCCCGCCGCATCCGTATCCGGCCTGTATTTCTCCAACCCCAAATCCTGCTATTTCGCTGTGGGTAAAATCACTAAAGAGCAGGTATGAACCTCACGCTTACCATCAGATGCACTAACCAGACCATCCAGTCGTTCCATCTGAATCTCTTCCTCAAAGGAAGCATTCACCAATCACTTTCAGCAGggttcccgcgggtccttaaaaagtcttgcATCTAGatgtatcaaatttaaggccataaaaagtcttaaattgtacaagaacaTTGTacaagtcttaattatgatttcaagaggtcttaaatttggggccggaaagaccagaattgcgatatggctgaatgtgacaattaaacttcaaaaggctatgatttcattaaataaacatgagcgcTGCAGGTTTCAATGAGCTGCTGTGTTTACTGCTGTTACCGTGGAAACGGCGTTATTTCTGCTGTTctgaaagcgcctcctgctggcagagaatgaatgtgcattttcaataagcctgttgtttttgttcagaccaatgtgaaaatcgacccatgtttttaccctgcaaacacgcagagctgtaaatgtgaactggtggatcgataagAAGATAACTCAGTATAAAAATCTAAAcggtaaaatgtattttatattagttCTGTCAAGCAATTAATCGcgtccaaaataagtttttgtttacataataaatatacaccgtacacactcatatattatgtaaatacaaacacatgcatggatgtatttaagaaaaatatgctatgtttatatattaaatatttatatatatatatatatataatataaatgtatatacatgtaaatattttcaaaatatatactgtatgtgtgtgtatttgtatatacataaataaacacagtacacatacatagtttgtaaacaaaaacgtttattttggatgtttaatcgtgattaatcatttgacagcactaatttgttgtttaattaatataatacttaattattatattaatttaaaccaTTATCATCAATTATTACTTTTGactccattttcttaaaaatggttcaaaggctgaaatgtgaagtgtttttttttttttttaattttttattaaagaataaGAATATCAACAGAACTTGGCAAACAGTTGACTGGTCACCTCTGCATCTTTACATAGATCTTATTAACAGATACATACAGAGGTCAAATTACAGAACATAAAGATCCATTTTTCCCAGTATTGAAGATATGTGTCCATCCGTAATTTTAATGCGAAAGTGATTCTTTCCATGTTTTGTACACTGGTTACAATGTCCAACCATTCAGACTTTGTTGGAGGTTCAGACTGGAGCCACTTTCGTGTTACAGCTTTCTTGCTGGTTGCTAACAGTATCTTTAATAAGTACTTGTCTCTCACCATCAAATGAGCTGGCAAGTTACCCAAATAAATTGTAGAAAAAGAATAATCAATTGCATCATCAAAAATATTGTGTATTACTTGTGTTACCTCCTGCCGGTATGGCTGATTGGTTGGGCAGCTCCAAAAAATACATGTGGCACAAACCACTACCCGTCTGACCATTCTGAGTACATTTTAACTTGGGGGTTATAAAGTATCTAATAAGGTTCTTCCAGCAGAATTCTCTCCACATACCAGAGCTAGTAGAAGTAGCCTGAACAGAACAGATATTCAACCACTCTTCTTCTGAAATAGCAAGACTGGCTTCTCTCTGCCATTTTAACCTAACCTCCCTAGTTGAGTGTTCTTTATTGGATTGAATAGATCAATAAAGTTTTGAGACAAGTTTCTTATTATCCTTATTTTTATAgacatcaataaataaatctacTAAATTGGGGTCATACTTCTCCAAATATCTTATTTCACTGTTGAAATAAGTCCTGGTTTGCAGATAtctaaaaaaatcacatttttccAGACCATACATATCAGAGATCTCTGATAACTATCTAATTCTCCCTTTGAGGAAACTGAACTAAAAGTAGTGATGCCAAGCCTATACCAAGATTGAAACTTCCCATCAGACTTTGCTGGTTTAAAGTCAGGGTCAAAGGTGACCCATCTCCGTAGTCTTGACTGTCTTTCAAGTAAAGGTGATTTACATTCTTTAAACCAGATTCTAAATGGAACTTTAGTCCATTGATTTAAACttattaaaatactgtttataCAAAGTTTTGCTACCCAAAAGTGATTGCAATGGTATAGCTAGCTGTGAAATTTCCAGATCTTTCCCCTTTGCTATATAATCTGGGTTACAGCAGCACACTAATGATCTTAACTGAGCTGCCTTGTAATAGTCTAACAAGCAAGGCAGTGCTCTACCCCCCTTTCTCTTTAGACCGTTTCAGTGTTTTAAATTGAATTCTTGGCCTCCTACCCCTCCAAATAAATCTAGAAATCCACTTATCCCATTCTCTAAATTGTTTTAGAGGAACTTCAACTGGTAGGGATTGG from Onychostoma macrolepis isolate SWU-2019 chromosome 12, ASM1243209v1, whole genome shotgun sequence encodes:
- the mtr gene encoding methionine synthase isoform X2; translated protein: MGTMIQQRNLEEEDFRGQEFKDHPKSLKGNNDLLSISQPHVIYSIHREYLEAGADIIETNTFSSTSIAQADYGMEELAYRLNKASAELARRAADDVSAQTGCKRFVAGAVGPTNKTLSVSPSVERPDYRNITFDELVEAYAEQVKGLLDGGADVLLVETIFDTANAKAALFAIDRLFEECYEPRPVFISGTIVDKSGRTLSGQTGEAFVISMSHTQPLCIGLNCALGATEMRPFIEAIGKSTGAFVICYPNAGLPNTFGGYDETPDVTASQMKEFAVDGLVNIVGGCCGTTPDHIRAIAESVRHVKPRVPPTDVYSDYMLLSGLEPFRIGPYTNFVNIGERCNVAGSRKFAKLIMAGNYEEALSIAKAQVEMGAQVLDINMDEGMLDGAAAMSRFCKLIASEPDIAKVPLCIDSSNFAVIEAGLKCCQGKCIVNSISLKEGEEDFLRRARQVRRYGAAVVVMAFDEKGQATETDEKLRICSRAYHLLINQVGFNPNDIIFDPNILTIGTGMEEHSMYAVNFIRATRLIKESLPGARVSGGLSNLSFSFRGMEAIREAMHGAFLYHAIKDGMDMGIVNAGNLPVYDDIDKELLLLCENIIWNRDPDATEKLLLYAQNYAKGGKKVIQTDEWRLGSVEERLEYALVKGIEKYVVADTEEARAQNDRYPRPLHVIEGPLMNGMKTVGDLFGAGKMFLPQVIKSARVMKKAVGHLIPFMEKEREQMMSISGSNEDVDPYQGTVLLATVKGDVHDIGKNIVGVVLGCNNFRVIDLGVMIPCDRILREAIHNKADIIGLSGLITPSLDEMIHVAKEMERLGLKTPLLIGGATTSKTHTAVKIAPRYSSPVVHVLDASRSVVVCSQLLDEGVREDYFEELREEYEDIRQDHYDSLKDRRFLSLSRAREKGLHIDWLSQPRPVRPQFLGTRVFDTYDLRKLLDFIDWKPFFDVWQLRGKYPNRGYPKIFKDKTVGEEARRVHDDALKLLNRLIDSRGLQARGLVGFWAARSDGDDIHLYADDVTTQTATPVATFYGLRQQAEKDSASSEPYLCLSDFVAPRGSGVQDYVGLFAVSVFGAEELSRRFEQQGDDYSSIMVKALADRLAEAFAEELHARVRRHLWAYSSEEDLPASDLHRLRYEGIRPAAGYPSQPDHTEKHTMWKLADIQEKTGIGLTESLAMTPAASVSGLYFSNPKSCYFAVGKITKEQVEDYAHRKRMEVSEVERWLGPILGYDAD